Proteins encoded in a region of the Deltaproteobacteria bacterium HGW-Deltaproteobacteria-4 genome:
- a CDS encoding Cys-tRNA(Pro) deacylase — translation MAKEKFPVTAAIRALREGKIPFTEHLYPYEEKGGTATSARELGVDEHCVIKTLIMEDDKKEPLIILMHGDCQVSTKELARQIGARSVIPSSPEAANRHTGYLVGGTSPFGTRRPLSVYVEASILELERIYINGGKRGFLVALAPQDLVNLLKPTPVTVAIDG, via the coding sequence ATGGCCAAAGAAAAATTTCCCGTCACCGCTGCGATCCGGGCGCTGCGTGAAGGGAAGATCCCCTTCACCGAGCATCTCTACCCTTACGAAGAGAAGGGCGGCACCGCGACCTCTGCCCGTGAACTCGGTGTTGACGAGCACTGCGTAATAAAAACTCTGATCATGGAAGATGACAAAAAAGAGCCATTGATCATCCTTATGCACGGCGATTGTCAGGTCTCGACCAAGGAACTCGCACGCCAGATCGGCGCCCGCAGCGTCATCCCCTCTTCCCCGGAAGCGGCCAACCGCCACACTGGCTACCTGGTCGGCGGCACCTCCCCCTTCGGGACGAGACGACCTCTGTCGGTCTATGTCGAAGCCTCGATTCTCGAACTTGAGCGAATCTACATTAATGGCGGCAAGCGCGGCTTTCTCGTCGCCCTGGCACCACAGGATCTGGTCAATCTGCTCAAGCCGACGCCGGTGACGGTGGCGATTGACGGATAA
- a CDS encoding NAD-dependent deacetylase, with amino-acid sequence MPLSAIQHAAAAAIRTAEALIITAGAGMGVDSGLPDFRGNEGFWNAYPPYRQLGLSFIETANPAHFQRDPAFAWGFYGHRTNLYRNTVPNPGFTILRNWIKDFHHAPFVVTSNVDGQFQKAGFAEEEILEVHGSIHHLQCLQPCCNKIWPNEEEIDIDLLTMRARHLPTCPHCQGVARPNILMFGDFSWLDQRSRQQEERFQTFLRRQQGKRVVVIEIGAGTAIPTIRATSERIGRTQQATVIRINLREAGIASPHLALPCSGLAGLTALDSLLSS; translated from the coding sequence ATGCCCCTGAGTGCAATCCAGCATGCTGCTGCTGCCGCTATCCGCACCGCTGAAGCGCTGATCATCACCGCCGGCGCCGGGATGGGGGTCGATTCCGGTCTCCCGGATTTCCGCGGCAATGAAGGTTTCTGGAACGCTTATCCTCCCTATCGTCAGCTCGGCCTTTCCTTTATCGAAACCGCCAACCCCGCCCACTTTCAACGCGATCCCGCCTTTGCTTGGGGCTTTTACGGCCACCGCACCAACCTTTATCGTAATACCGTCCCCAATCCCGGCTTCACCATCCTCCGCAACTGGATCAAAGACTTTCATCATGCCCCCTTTGTCGTCACCTCCAATGTCGATGGCCAGTTTCAAAAAGCCGGTTTTGCTGAAGAGGAAATCCTTGAAGTCCACGGCTCCATTCATCACCTGCAATGTCTGCAGCCCTGTTGCAACAAAATCTGGCCTAACGAGGAAGAGATTGACATCGACCTCCTTACTATGCGCGCCCGGCATCTTCCCACCTGCCCGCACTGCCAAGGAGTAGCACGGCCGAATATCCTCATGTTCGGCGACTTCTCCTGGCTCGACCAGCGCAGTCGACAGCAGGAAGAACGCTTCCAAACCTTTCTTCGCCGGCAGCAGGGCAAACGCGTTGTCGTCATCGAGATCGGCGCCGGCACCGCCATCCCGACCATCCGCGCCACCTCGGAGCGAATCGGTCGGACGCAGCAGGCGACTGTCATCCGCATCAACCTGCGCGAAGCCGGGATCGCATCTCCCCATCTCGCCCTCCCCTGCAGCGGTCTGGCCGGTTTGACCGCGCTCGATTCTCTCCTCAGTTCATAA
- a CDS encoding radical SAM protein, translating to MPRYVEPLFRPPSEARSLIFQITIGCSQNNCTFCGMYKGKHFQIRPVAEIIAEIQGIPEIYRPRIDRVFLADGDAIVYPFAGLVEILDSLAATFPNLTRVGAYASPASLTTKSPEELAILRGKRLRILYFGLESGEDATLLSINKGFTAEAMAQQALKARAAGIKLSVTAILGLAGLQRSLSHARATAAWVNQVNPEYFSLLTLFHRHNDDFVRTLEQCTRRELLIEARELLTHLHPTRTILRSNHVSNFLNLAGSYPKDRERLIADVDAAMDAAQLRPGFLDSVPAYAEEYY from the coding sequence ATCCCCCGCTATGTTGAACCCCTCTTCCGCCCGCCGAGCGAGGCGCGCAGCCTGATCTTCCAGATCACCATCGGCTGCTCGCAGAACAACTGCACCTTCTGCGGTATGTACAAAGGGAAACACTTCCAGATCCGTCCGGTGGCGGAGATCATCGCAGAGATCCAGGGGATTCCCGAGATCTACCGGCCGCGCATCGACCGGGTCTTCCTCGCCGATGGCGACGCGATTGTCTACCCCTTTGCCGGACTGGTGGAGATTCTTGACAGCCTGGCGGCCACCTTCCCCAACCTGACCCGCGTCGGCGCTTACGCCTCTCCCGCCAGCCTGACGACCAAGAGCCCGGAAGAGTTGGCGATTTTGCGGGGAAAGCGCCTGCGCATCCTCTATTTTGGCCTCGAATCCGGGGAGGACGCCACCCTCCTCTCGATCAACAAGGGCTTCACTGCCGAGGCTATGGCGCAGCAGGCCCTGAAGGCGCGGGCGGCGGGGATAAAACTTTCGGTGACGGCGATCCTCGGCCTTGCCGGCCTCCAGCGCAGCCTCAGCCATGCCCGCGCCACCGCCGCCTGGGTGAACCAGGTTAATCCCGAATACTTCTCGCTCCTCACCCTCTTTCACCGCCACAACGACGACTTTGTCCGCACCCTGGAGCAATGCACCCGGCGCGAACTCTTGATCGAAGCGCGGGAACTTCTCACCCATCTCCACCCGACTCGCACCATCCTCCGCTCCAACCATGTCTCCAACTTCCTCAACCTCGCCGGCAGCTATCCCAAGGATCGCGAGCGCTTGATCGCGGATGTCGATGCGGCGATGGACGCGGCGCAGTTGCGCCCCGGCTTCCTCGACAGCGTGCCGGCTTATGCGGAAGAGTATTATTGA
- a CDS encoding rhomboid family intramembrane serine protease yields the protein MNIKKFFDAIGLNGTQWQWRLMLWEKKIKQSFRTPTQAGGLPFYKVLIALNLLSFSIMLLQGGIAGRNVFAILINPDTNLLIYSGAQFWPFGDWWRTLTYAFMHGGILHLVFNMIVLYQIGPLIETEIGRSRFLILYTLTALTATFADLLWHPNVPVVGASGALFGLIGFAIAWYHRLGGFQALELRNFMLKWAAFAFVFGLLVGADNAAHLGGGLGGLAIGFILPNNSWTRRKTDKLCTVLAWGCALLIAAAFAGLALSWLR from the coding sequence TTGAATATCAAAAAGTTCTTCGACGCAATCGGCCTGAACGGCACCCAATGGCAATGGCGCCTGATGCTTTGGGAAAAGAAGATCAAGCAATCGTTCCGCACCCCGACCCAGGCCGGCGGCCTCCCTTTTTATAAAGTGCTGATCGCTCTCAACCTCCTCAGCTTTTCCATTATGCTGCTGCAAGGGGGAATTGCAGGGCGCAACGTCTTTGCGATCCTCATCAATCCTGACACCAATCTCCTGATCTATTCCGGGGCGCAGTTCTGGCCCTTCGGTGATTGGTGGCGCACCCTGACCTATGCCTTCATGCATGGCGGAATCCTGCATCTTGTCTTCAATATGATCGTGCTTTACCAGATCGGACCACTGATCGAGACTGAAATCGGTCGTTCGCGCTTCTTGATTCTTTATACCCTCACCGCCCTCACCGCCACCTTTGCCGACCTCCTCTGGCACCCGAATGTGCCGGTCGTCGGCGCCTCGGGGGCGCTCTTCGGATTGATCGGCTTTGCCATTGCCTGGTACCACCGCCTCGGTGGTTTTCAGGCCCTGGAACTGCGTAACTTCATGCTCAAGTGGGCAGCGTTCGCCTTCGTCTTCGGCCTCCTTGTCGGTGCCGACAACGCTGCTCACCTCGGCGGGGGCCTCGGCGGCCTCGCTATCGGCTTCATCCTGCCGAACAACTCCTGGACCCGGCGCAAGACCGACAAACTCTGCACGGTTCTCGCCTGGGGCTGCGCCCTCCTCATCGCTGCCGCCTTTGCTGGACTGGCACTCAGTTGGCTGCGGTAA